The Mycolicibacterium duvalii DNA window TGCACGCAGGTCACCGCGTTCACCGACGAAGCGGCGCTGCGCACCCGGCTGACCGCGCTGCGGGACAGCGGTTTCGAGGGCATCGCGTTCGTCGGGGTGCCGCGCACGCTCAGCGACGGCGAAGGCACCGGCGTGGCGCCGACCGATGCGCTGTCGATGTTCGACGAAGTGGTCGACAACCGCGGCGTCATCCTGATCCCCACCCGGGAGGGCGAGCAGGGCCGGTTCAATTTCAAATGCGACCGCGGCGCCACTTACGGCATGACGCAGCTGCTCTACTCCGACGCGATCGTCGACTTCCTCACCGAGTTCGCCGCCACCACCCAACACCGCCCCGAGATCCTGCTGTCCTTCGGGTTCGTTCCGAAGGTGGAAAGCCGCGTCGGTCTGATCCACTGGCTGATTCAGGACCCCGGCAACGAGGCGGTGGCCCGCGAGCAGGAGTTCGTCCGGACGCTGGCCGACACGGACCCCGCCAACCGCCGGGCCCTGATGCTCGAGCTGTACAAGCGGGTGGTCAACGGTGTCGGCGAACTCGGATTCCCGCTGAGTGTGCATTTCGAGGCCACCTACGGCGTCAACACCGCCGCGTTCGAGACCTTCGCAGAAATGCTCGAGTACTGGTCACCGGACCGACCGTGACAACCGAGGCGATGGCATGACACAGGACCGTGCACCGATCGGGCGGCTGGGTGCGACCTCGATCGACTGCCCCGATCCGGCTGCGCTCGCCGACTTCTATGCGCCGCTGCTCGGGATGCGGCGCATCGTCGAACGGCCCGACGGCAGCATCGTGGCCATCAGCGACGGCAGTCAGACGCTGGCCATGCTGCGCGTCGACGACTACGTCGCGCCGACGTGGCCCGAACCCGGTCAGCTGCAGCAGATGCACCTCGACGTCTCGGTCGACGATCTCGATCACGCCGTCGCACGCGCTGAACAGCTCGGCGCCCGGCGGGCCGACCACCAGCCGCAGCCCGACCGGTGGCGGGTGATGATCGACCCGGCCGGCCATCCGTTCTGCCTCACGACCTTCGGCGCGGATTGAGCACTGCCGCCCATCGTGACCAGGTGGCGGCGCTGCGCGCACGCCTCGACGACCTGACGATCCGGGACGCGGCGCGGCTGGGCCGCCGGTTGCGCCAGCTGCGGTCTCCCACCGCTCAACAACTCGAGCGCCTGCAGCGTCAGTTCGCCGCGGCCGAGGCGCTGGTCGCCACGCGGACGGCCGCGCTGCCGGCCATCAGCTATCCGGACCTGCCGGTCAGCGAGCACCGCGACGAGATCGCCGCGGCCATCGCGGCCCACCAGGTGGTGATCGTCGCCGGTGAGACCGGCTCGGGCAAGACCACCCAGCTGCCGAAGATCTGTCTGGAACTGGGTCGCGGCATCCGCGGCACGATCGGCCACACCCAGCCGCGCCGGCTGGCGGCCCGCTCCGTTGCCCAACGCATCGCCGACGAACTGGGCACCCCGCTCGGCGACGCAGTCGGCTACACGGTCCGGTTCACCGATCAGGCCGGTGACCGCACACTGGTCAAGTTGATGACCGACGGCATTCTGCTGGCCGACATCCAGCGCGACCGCCGCCTGTTGCGTTACGACACCCTGATCATCGACGAAGCCCACGAGCGCAGCCTCAACATCGATTTCCTGCTCGGCTACCTGCGCGAGCTGTTGCCGCGCCGGCCCGAGCTCAAGGTCGTCATCACCTCGGCCACCATCGAACCCGAACGCTTCGCCGCCTATTTCGGGGCCGAGCACGGTCCCGCGCCGATCGTGAGCGTGTCCGGACGCACCTACCCGGTCGAGATCCGTTACCGCCCGTTGGAAGTCGCCGTCACCGCCGACGACAATGACGATCCCGACGACCCGGACCACGAGGTGGTGCGCACCGAATTGCGCGACCAGACCGAGGCGATCGTCGACGCGGTGCGCGAACTGCAGGCCGAACCCGACGGCGACGTGCTGGTGTTCCTGTCCGGAGAGCGCGAGATCCGCGATACCGCAGAGGCGTTGCGCGCCGCGCTGGCCGACGTCCGGCCGCCGACCGAGGTGCTACCGCTGTACGCCCGGTTGCCGACTGCCGAACAACAGAAGGTCTTTGCCCCGCACCAGAACCGACGAGTGGTGCTGGCGACCAACGTCGCCGAGACCTCGCTGACGGTGCCCGGTATCCGGTACGTCGTCGATCCGGGAACCGCGCGCATCTCCCGCTACAGCAGGCGGACCAAGGTGCAGCGGCTGCCGATCGAGCCGATCTCGCAGGCGTCGGCGGCGCAGCGCACCGGGCGGGCCGGACGCACCGCACCGGGGGTCTGTATCCGCCTGTACTCCGAGCAGGACTTCGTGTCGCGACCGCGCTACACCGACCCGGAGATCCTGCGCACCAACCTGGCCGCGGTCATCCTGCAGATGGCCGCGCTCGGGTTCGGCGACGTCGAACGGTTCGGGTTCCTCGACCCGCCCGACGCGCGCAGCGTCCGCGACGGGGTGGCCCTGCTGCAGGAGCTCGGCGCGTTCGGCAGCACGGGTGAACTCACCGACGTCGGTCGGCGGCTGGCGCAGATCCCGGTCGATCCTCGGCTGGGCCGGATGCTGCTGCAGGCCGACACCGAGGGTTGCGTGCGAGAGGTCCTGGTGCTGGCCGCCGCGCTGTCGATTCCGGATCCGCGGGAACGTCCCGCCGAGCGCGAGGACGCCGCCCGCGCCAAACACGCCCGCTTCACCGACCCCCACTCCGACTTCGTCTCCTACCTCAACCTCTGGCGGTATCTGGGGGAGCAGCGAAAAGAACGTTCCGGCAACTCGTTTCGCCGCATGTGCCACGACGAGTTCCTGCACTATCTGCGGATCAGGGAATGGCAGGACCTGGTCGGCCAGCTGCGCGGCATCTGCCGGGACCTGGGCATCACCGAGGGCGACGAGCCCGCCGACGCGTCCCGGGTGCATGCCGCGCTGACCGCCGGGCTGCTGTCGCACGTAGGCATGCGCGACGGTGACGGTCGGATCTATCAGGGTGCCCGCAACGCGAAGTTCGTCCTCGCGCCGGGTTCGGCGCTGGCCAAGCGCCCGCCCCGCTGGGTGGTGGCCGCCGACCTGGTGGAGACCAGCAGGCTCTACGGGCGCACCGCGGCCCGTGTCGAGCCCCAGATGGTGGAGCGACTGGCGGGACATCTGGTGTCGCGCAGCTACAGCGAACCGCACTGGGACGCCGAGCGTGGCGCGGTGATGGCCTTCGAACGGGTGACGCTCTACGGGTTGACGCTGGCGGCGCGCCGCCGGGTCGGATACGCCGACGTCGATCCGGAAGTCTCGCGCGAGCTGTTCATCCGCCACGCCCTGGTCGATCAGGACTGGCGCACCAGACACCACTTCTTCGCCGACAATGCCCGGCTCCGAGCCGAGCTGGCCGAGCTGGAGGAGCGGGCCCGCCGCCGCGACCTGCTGGTCACCGACGACGACATCTACGCGTTCTACGACACCCGCATCCCGGCCGAGGTGGTCTCGGCGCGCCACTTCGACGGGTGGTGGCGCACAACCCGCCGCCGAACCCCCGATCTGCTCACGCTGACCCGAAAGGACCTGCTGCGCAGCGAATCCGAGGCCGAGCAGCCCGACGCGTGGCAGGCCGGGGACACCACGCTGCCGCTGACCTACCGATTCGAGCCAGGCGCCGCCGACGACGGCGTCACTGTGCACGTGCCGGTCGAGGTGCTGGCCCGCCTCGGTGGCGACCAATTCGCCTGGCAGGTACCGGCACTGCGCGAAGAGCTGCTGGTGGCGTTGATCAAATCGCTGCCCAAGGACCTGCGCCGCAACTTCGTGCCGGCACCGGACACCGCACGCGCGCTGTTACGCGCGATCTCTCCCGGCGATGGCCCGCTGCTGGACGCCGTACAGCGGGAACTCAAGCGGCGCAGCGGAATACTGGTGCCGGTCGACGCTTTCGACCTCGACAAGGTGCCCCCGCACCTGCGGGTCACGTTCGCGGTGGAAGGCCCGGACGGCACCGTGGTCTCGTCCGGCAAGGACCTGGGCGCACTGCAGGAGCAACTGGCTGGACCGGCCCGGGCCGCCGTCGCGGCCACCGTCGCCGGGGATCTGGTCCGCCGCGGTCTGCGCGGCTGGCCCGACGACCTAGAGGAACTGCCCCGGGTGGTGGAAGAAGCCGGTACGGCGGGTCACCCGGTGCGCGGCTACCCGGCATTCGTCGACGCGGGCCGTGCGGTCGACATCGAGGTGTTCGCCACCCCGGCCGAACAGGAGGCCCGGATGGGGCCGGGCAGCCGCCGGCTGCTGCGACTGGCCGGCCCGAACGTGCTCAAAGCCGTTGAGCGCAGCCTCGATACCCGTACCCGCCTGGAGTTGGGGGACAACCCCGATGGCTCACTGACCGCGTTGTTCGAGGACTGCGCCGATGCCGCGGTGGCGGTGCTGGTTGCGCGCCCGGTGTGGACCAGGGCCGAATTCGACGCTGCCGGAGCACGATTGGCAGCGTCACTGCAGAAGACCACGGTCGACGTGGTGCGTCGCGCCCAGCGCGTGCTGCAGAGCCGGCGGGAGGTCATGCTCGCGCTGCCGGCGCGGCCGACCGCGCTGCAGGCCGACGCGGTCGCCGACATCCGTGCCCAATTGGCACGGCTGTTGCCGGTGGGGTTCGTCACGGCCGCCGGGGCGGCCCGGCTCGGGGATCTGGCCCGTTACCTGGCCGCGGTGGTGCGCCGGCTGGACCGGCTCCCGCACGCGCCGGCCGCGGACCGCGAACGCATGGAGCGGGTCGCGGCAATGCAGCACGCCTACGACGACCTGCGGGCGGCGCTGTCGCCGGCGCGGGCCGCCGCCGCCGACGTCGCCGACATCGGCTGGCTGATCGAGGAGTTCCGGGTCAGCCTGTGGGCGCAGCAGCTCGGCACCGCCCGGTCGGTCAGCGAACAGCGCATCTACCGCGCGATCGACGCGGTGCACAGCTGAGCCTCTGGCGCTACGGCCGCGTCGCGGTACTGGACGGGTCGATCAGGATCTTGGAGTGGACCTCCGGGTCACGCAGCGCGTCGAACGCGGCGCCGACACCGCCCAGTCCGACGGTGGCACTGACCAGAGGCGACGCATCGAGCGTGCCCTCGGCCAGCATGTACAGCGCGTCGCGGTACTCCAGCGGGGTCTGGCCGAACACGAACCGCAGCTCCACCTCTTTGCCGATCGCCATCGCCGGGCGGATGCGGTCCTCGCCCATGCACACCCCGACGACGATGACCCGCGATGCCAGCGGCGCCGCCGCGATGATGCCGTCGATCATGCCCGGCACGCCGACGCACTCGAAGATCACCGGACGCTTCGGCGCCGTGCCGCCCAGCCGGTCGGCCACCCGGTACACGTGGGCCCAGCCGGGGATCTTGCGCAACTTCTCCATCGACCCGACCCCCAGCCGCATCAGCTCGGGCAGGTCGGTGAGGCCGCGCTGCTTGGGCGGCACGGCCTCGTACGGCGAGTCGACGGCCGGGTCGACGACGGTGTGGGCGCCGCAGCGGAGGGCCAGCTCCCGACGGGCGGGGGAGAAGTCGCTGGCCACGATCGTGCGCACGCCCCGGGCCTTGAGGTGGCAGATGATCGCCAGGCCCACCGGGCCGCACCCGATCACGATCGCGACGTCCTTGGTCGAGATGTCGCTGCGGCGCACCGCATGCAACGCAATCGACATCGGCTCGGTGAGGGCGGCGGTCGCGGGGTCCAGGCCGTTGGGCACCGGGAAGGTCAGCGCGGCCTCGGTCAGCACCTGCTCGGCGCAGGCCCCGGGCGCGAGCGGCGACAGGCCGATCAGGTGCACCCCGTCCGCGGCGCGCCGCAGCGGCATCGCCACCACCGGGGTCCCCTCGGCCAGACCCTTGCCGACCTTGCGCCCGCGCTCGCGGACCACGCCACAGAACTCGTGGCCCATCACCGTCGGGGTGTCCCCGCGCATGAAATCGTGGTAGCCGCCCTCGGCCATCACCTCGGTGAGCTCGTCGGCGTGATCCTTGGCGTGCAGATCGGATCCGCAGATGCCGCAGCGCAGCACGTCGAGCACGAGTTGGCCGTCGGCCGGCCGCGGATCGGGGAGGTCGACGACCTCCAAGGTGCCGTGCGCACAGCTGACTGCTTTCACGCAGGCCATCGTCGCACGGTAGAACGGCGGTATGACCCGTGATGCCGCGAAGTGGCGCACCTGGGCCGCGCTGCTGCCGGTGGCATGGCTCGTCGGCGCCGGCGTTCCGCATGCCCAGGCCGTGCCGGCCGCACCGGTGGTGGAGCCGGTGGTGGTGAGCCAGACGGCCCACGACCCGGAGGCGTTCACGCAGGGCTTCGAGATCGACGGCGGCGTGCTCTACGAGGGCACCGGGCTGGCCGGCGCGTCGCAGCTGCGGGAGCTGGACCCGCAGACCGGTGCGGTGCGGCGCGCGGTCGACGTGCCCGGCGGGTACTTCGCCGAGGGCATCAC harbors:
- the hrpA gene encoding ATP-dependent RNA helicase HrpA: MAALRARLDDLTIRDAARLGRRLRQLRSPTAQQLERLQRQFAAAEALVATRTAALPAISYPDLPVSEHRDEIAAAIAAHQVVIVAGETGSGKTTQLPKICLELGRGIRGTIGHTQPRRLAARSVAQRIADELGTPLGDAVGYTVRFTDQAGDRTLVKLMTDGILLADIQRDRRLLRYDTLIIDEAHERSLNIDFLLGYLRELLPRRPELKVVITSATIEPERFAAYFGAEHGPAPIVSVSGRTYPVEIRYRPLEVAVTADDNDDPDDPDHEVVRTELRDQTEAIVDAVRELQAEPDGDVLVFLSGEREIRDTAEALRAALADVRPPTEVLPLYARLPTAEQQKVFAPHQNRRVVLATNVAETSLTVPGIRYVVDPGTARISRYSRRTKVQRLPIEPISQASAAQRTGRAGRTAPGVCIRLYSEQDFVSRPRYTDPEILRTNLAAVILQMAALGFGDVERFGFLDPPDARSVRDGVALLQELGAFGSTGELTDVGRRLAQIPVDPRLGRMLLQADTEGCVREVLVLAAALSIPDPRERPAEREDAARAKHARFTDPHSDFVSYLNLWRYLGEQRKERSGNSFRRMCHDEFLHYLRIREWQDLVGQLRGICRDLGITEGDEPADASRVHAALTAGLLSHVGMRDGDGRIYQGARNAKFVLAPGSALAKRPPRWVVAADLVETSRLYGRTAARVEPQMVERLAGHLVSRSYSEPHWDAERGAVMAFERVTLYGLTLAARRRVGYADVDPEVSRELFIRHALVDQDWRTRHHFFADNARLRAELAELEERARRRDLLVTDDDIYAFYDTRIPAEVVSARHFDGWWRTTRRRTPDLLTLTRKDLLRSESEAEQPDAWQAGDTTLPLTYRFEPGAADDGVTVHVPVEVLARLGGDQFAWQVPALREELLVALIKSLPKDLRRNFVPAPDTARALLRAISPGDGPLLDAVQRELKRRSGILVPVDAFDLDKVPPHLRVTFAVEGPDGTVVSSGKDLGALQEQLAGPARAAVAATVAGDLVRRGLRGWPDDLEELPRVVEEAGTAGHPVRGYPAFVDAGRAVDIEVFATPAEQEARMGPGSRRLLRLAGPNVLKAVERSLDTRTRLELGDNPDGSLTALFEDCADAAVAVLVARPVWTRAEFDAAGARLAASLQKTTVDVVRRAQRVLQSRREVMLALPARPTALQADAVADIRAQLARLLPVGFVTAAGAARLGDLARYLAAVVRRLDRLPHAPAADRERMERVAAMQHAYDDLRAALSPARAAAADVADIGWLIEEFRVSLWAQQLGTARSVSEQRIYRAIDAVHS
- a CDS encoding zinc-binding dehydrogenase, producing MKAVSCAHGTLEVVDLPDPRPADGQLVLDVLRCGICGSDLHAKDHADELTEVMAEGGYHDFMRGDTPTVMGHEFCGVVRERGRKVGKGLAEGTPVVAMPLRRAADGVHLIGLSPLAPGACAEQVLTEAALTFPVPNGLDPATAALTEPMSIALHAVRRSDISTKDVAIVIGCGPVGLAIICHLKARGVRTIVASDFSPARRELALRCGAHTVVDPAVDSPYEAVPPKQRGLTDLPELMRLGVGSMEKLRKIPGWAHVYRVADRLGGTAPKRPVIFECVGVPGMIDGIIAAAPLASRVIVVGVCMGEDRIRPAMAIGKEVELRFVFGQTPLEYRDALYMLAEGTLDASPLVSATVGLGGVGAAFDALRDPEVHSKILIDPSSTATRP
- a CDS encoding mycobacterial-type methylenetetrahydrofolate reductase, producing the protein MSLNTIALELVPPNVDGARERALEDAEKVLRCSAEAGLAGRVRHVMIPGMIEEDGDRPIEMKPKLDVLDFWEIIKPQLPGIKGLCTQVTAFTDEAALRTRLTALRDSGFEGIAFVGVPRTLSDGEGTGVAPTDALSMFDEVVDNRGVILIPTREGEQGRFNFKCDRGATYGMTQLLYSDAIVDFLTEFAATTQHRPEILLSFGFVPKVESRVGLIHWLIQDPGNEAVAREQEFVRTLADTDPANRRALMLELYKRVVNGVGELGFPLSVHFEATYGVNTAAFETFAEMLEYWSPDRP
- a CDS encoding VOC family protein, encoding MTQDRAPIGRLGATSIDCPDPAALADFYAPLLGMRRIVERPDGSIVAISDGSQTLAMLRVDDYVAPTWPEPGQLQQMHLDVSVDDLDHAVARAEQLGARRADHQPQPDRWRVMIDPAGHPFCLTTFGAD